In Leifsonia sp. PS1209, the genomic stretch GCGGCAGAACTCCACTTTCACCGGGCTGCCGGCGGTCGCGATCACCGTCGCCCCGAACACCCGGCCCAGCTGGATCGCCATCGAGCCGATCCCGCTCGACCCTCCGTGCACGAGCAGGGTCTCGCCCTCCGCGAGCCGGCCGAGCTGGAACACGTTCGACCAGACGGTGGCAGCGACCTCCGGGAGTCCCGCTGCCTCGACGAGGTCGACGCCCGGGGGAACAGGGAGCACGAGGCCGGCATCCACGGTCACGTATTCGGCGTATCCGCCTCCCGGCAGCAGCGCGCACACCCGGTCGCCGACGGCCCAGCCGTGCACGGACGAGCCGACCTGGTCGATCTCGCCCGACACCTCGAGCCCCGGCCACTCCGGTGCTCCGGCCGGCGACGGGTAGTACCCGCGGCGCTGCGACAGGTCGGCGCCGTTCAGTCCGGCCGCCGTCACCCGGATGCGCACCTCGGTGTCCGCCGCGACGGGCTCGGCCACCTCCGCGAGGGTGAGGACGTCCGCGTCTCCCGGCGTCGTGACGACGACGGCGCGCATCAGGACCGCGTCCCTGCCGAGTTCGAGCGGCGGCTCAGCACATCCCGGATCTTCACCTTGTTGGTGTACTCGATCGAGCCGTAGCGGAACAGGCGCACCGCGATGCGCAGCACGACGGCGGACAGCACGAACAGCTCGACGATGATGACGATCGCCTGCCAGAGCGGCAGCGTGCCGAACGCGTTCAGGATCAGCGCCGTGATCGGCGCGGTGTACGGGAAGAACGCGAGCACCTGCACGATCGCCGACTGCGGGTTGCTGATCGCGAACCCGGACGCGTAGAGCGGGATCACGATGGAGAAGATCACGATCGAGAACAGCGGGGCGGCGTCCTTCGCGGTCGGCATCACGGCGCCGACCGCCACGAGCGTCCCGGTGAACAGCGCGAACCCGCCGATCAGGATGAGCGCGCCGACGATCATCTTCTGCGGCTCGAACACCAGCCCGGACAGGTCGAGGCTCGGGATGGACAGCTGCTCCCGGAAGAACAGGTAGCCGACCACCACGGGCAGCGCGAACACCGCCATCTGGATGATGCCGATCATGAACAGCGAGATCACCTTGCCGACCAGCAGGCTGGTGGGGTTGATGGTGGTCAGGATCATCTCGGTGACCCTGTTCTCCTTCTCCTCCAGCGTGGAGTTCAGCATCTGGTTGCCGAGGAAGACGATGACGATGAAGAACGCCACCAGGAAGATCAGGGCCGGGATGATCGCCTCGAACCCGGGAGCGACGGCGCCGTCCTTGAACGTGGTGGTCGAGGTCTGCACCTCGCCGCGCAGCACGGCGACGTCGGTGGGGGAGTCGATCCGCTTTTCCACGCTGGCGGAGAGCACGCTCTCCGCCGCCGACGAGTACTTGGCGTTCTGCAGCAGCCCGGCGTCCGCGCCGTAGACCTTCACGGTCTGCTTCGCCGGGTCGGCGGGGAAGTCGAAGAAGGCCGCCGAGCTGCCGGACTTCACGGCGTCGATCCCGGATGCGCTGCTCTCGGCGGGCGAGCCGCCCAGCTGCCGGGCGACGGACGGGTCGACCAGCCCGGACGCATCCACGTACTGGAACTCGAAGCGGGCGTTCTTCTGAGCGTCCGCCGTCTGCGCCGTGGACACGTTGGAGGCGACGACGAGGCTGATCAGCGCGATGGCGAAGATCGGCACGATGAGCGTGATCGCCCAGAACCGGCGCTTCGACACGGTGCGGAGGAACTCGAACGAGACGACGGTCCCGAGGTTGTGCTGAGCCATCAGTCTGCCTCCCTGCTGTCTGCTCCGTACACTTCGACGAAGATGTCGTCGAGCGACTTCCTGGTCGGTGCGAAGCGGGTCACGTCGAGCCCGGCATCCACGAGGGAGCGGAGGATCGCGGCGGTGTCCGCGTCGTTGGCGACCTCCAGCTCGGCGTGGCCGCCCGCATCCCGGGCGATCGTGTATGCGGGGGAGGAGGGGATCGTGCCGTCGTGGTCGACGTGCACGACCGTGCCGCCGAACTGCTCCTGCACCTCGGCGACCGTGCCGTATGCGCGAGAGACGCCGTCCTTGAGGAGGATGACGCGGTCGCAGAGCCGCTCGACCTCCTCCATCTGGTGGGTGACCATCATCACGGTGGAGCCCGAACGCTTCTGGTCGTCGATGATGTCCATCAGCAGGCGTCGGTTGACGGGGTCGAAGCCCTTGGTCGGCTCGTCCAGGATGAGCAGCTCCGGGTCGTTCATGATCGTCACGCCCAGCTGCACCTTCTGCTGCTGGCCGCCGGAGAGCTTGTCGAGGCGCACCTTCTCCTTGTCGCCGATGCCGACCCGTTCGAGGTAGCCGCGGGACCAGCGCCTGGCCTGCTCCTTGCCGAGGCCCTTGAGCTTGCCGAAGTAGACCATCACGTCGATGACGGACTCCTTCTTGTACAGCCCGCGCTCCTCCGGGAGGTAGCCGAGCCTGTCGCCGGCCTCCGGGCTGAACGGGCGGCCGTCGATGTGGAGAACGCCGGCCGTCGGCTGGTAGATGCCGAGAAGCGCGCGGATCGTGGTGGTCTTCCCCGAGCCGTTGCTGCCGAGGAAGCCGAACGTCTCTCCGCGCGCGATGTCGAAGGAGAGGTCGCGGATGACGGTGGTGCGGCCGAAATCCATCCGGAAGTGGTCGATGTGCACGAGGGGTTCCTGCGTCGGACTGCTCACGCATCCACATTAGGGGTTGACGGGTCGTGGGCCGCGGATTATCGTATTCAACGTAACAGTTGATAAAGGAATCGGTTGTATATGACTCAG encodes the following:
- a CDS encoding NAD(P)H-quinone oxidoreductase, coding for MRAVVVTTPGDADVLTLAEVAEPVAADTEVRIRVTAAGLNGADLSQRRGYYPSPAGAPEWPGLEVSGEIDQVGSSVHGWAVGDRVCALLPGGGYAEYVTVDAGLVLPVPPGVDLVEAAGLPEVAATVWSNVFQLGRLAEGETLLVHGGSSGIGSMAIQLGRVFGATVIATAGSPVKVEFCRSLGAEAAIDYRESDFVEVVRDVTDGRGVDVVLDIVSGAYIARDLDALAVGGRIMSIATRDRTPASIDTGLLMSKRARIWGTTLRARPLAERVAIIAGVREHVWPHLAAGRIHPVIDSVFPLEDAAQAHRRMESSAHLGKILLQVG
- a CDS encoding ABC transporter permease; translation: MAQHNLGTVVSFEFLRTVSKRRFWAITLIVPIFAIALISLVVASNVSTAQTADAQKNARFEFQYVDASGLVDPSVARQLGGSPAESSASGIDAVKSGSSAAFFDFPADPAKQTVKVYGADAGLLQNAKYSSAAESVLSASVEKRIDSPTDVAVLRGEVQTSTTTFKDGAVAPGFEAIIPALIFLVAFFIVIVFLGNQMLNSTLEEKENRVTEMILTTINPTSLLVGKVISLFMIGIIQMAVFALPVVVGYLFFREQLSIPSLDLSGLVFEPQKMIVGALILIGGFALFTGTLVAVGAVMPTAKDAAPLFSIVIFSIVIPLYASGFAISNPQSAIVQVLAFFPYTAPITALILNAFGTLPLWQAIVIIVELFVLSAVVLRIAVRLFRYGSIEYTNKVKIRDVLSRRSNSAGTRS
- a CDS encoding ABC transporter ATP-binding protein encodes the protein MDFGRTTVIRDLSFDIARGETFGFLGSNGSGKTTTIRALLGIYQPTAGVLHIDGRPFSPEAGDRLGYLPEERGLYKKESVIDVMVYFGKLKGLGKEQARRWSRGYLERVGIGDKEKVRLDKLSGGQQQKVQLGVTIMNDPELLILDEPTKGFDPVNRRLLMDIIDDQKRSGSTVMMVTHQMEEVERLCDRVILLKDGVSRAYGTVAEVQEQFGGTVVHVDHDGTIPSSPAYTIARDAGGHAELEVANDADTAAILRSLVDAGLDVTRFAPTRKSLDDIFVEVYGADSREAD